The window TTGGGATTGGACTATGAGAACCTGCAGAAGGTGCGGCCCGATATCATCCTGACGGCGTCGTCGGCTTTTGGTGAGCATCCATCGGCTCAGCAGCGCGTCGGCTTCGATGGGGTGGGGCAAGCGATGAGTGGAGCGGTTCACCTTGCGGGGCTGCCGGGCCACCCCATGAAGGCCATGGTACCCGTGGTGGATTTTGCGACTGCCTTGTCATGCGCGCTCGCAACGGTGATGGCACTCTACGAACGAAAGTCCAGCGGCCGCGGCCAGCAGGTCAGCTCGTCTTTGCTGCACACGGCTCTCAACTTTGCCAGCGGCAATCTGATCGAGGAGGCGTTGCTGGGGATCGATCGGCAAGCCACCGGCAACCGTAGTCCGATTGCCGGCCCTTCCGATATCTATCGTGTGCGGGATGGCTGGATCATCGTGCAGGTCATCGGGCCGGCGTTGTTCAAGCGCTGGGTCGGCCTCGTCGGACGGCCCGAACTGTTGCAGGACCCGCGTTTCCGGGACGATCGCGAGCGCGGCGAGCATGGCGAGGTGCTCAGTGGTCTCATGTCGGAGTGGAGCGCACAGCGCACACGCTCCGAAGCTTTGGCACAACTGGAGGCTGCGCGCATCCCTGCTGGTCCTGTGCACTCTCCACGCGAGGCATTGCAGGATGAAGTGATCCGGGCGTCCGGGGCGTTCACTCCAGTTGCCTATCCAGGCCTGGAGCGTCCCGTGCCCTTGGTGGCACCACCAATTTCCATGACGCGCACGCCACCCACGCTGCGCCGTCCGCCGCCGACCATCGGCCAGCACACCGACGAGGTGCTGCAGGAGTTGGGCTATCAGCGCGGCGACATCGATCAGTTGCGCCAGCGCGGCATCGTCTGAACTTCTGTAGAGGGTGCGATGAGAGCACACGTCGAGATGGCGCCCCTGGATCTGGCGAGCGGATGGAGTCCGCTGCCCGGGTTCGATGGCCTTGAGGTCAAGTTGCTGGGCAGTGACCTTGACGAGGCGCGGCGATGCGGTGCTCGCTCGCGCATGGTTCGCTTCGCCGCGGGTGCGCTGACACGCGGCGCGCTGGTTCATGGCTACTGGGAAGAGGTCTACGTCCTCTGCGGCGACATGTTCGCCCTGGACCGTCCCGATGCGCCATCGCTCGCACCGATGTACTCGGTGCGGCCGCCTGGCACGCCGCATGGACCTTTCGGATCCCGCACAGGATGCGTGCTTCTCGAAATCCAGTACTTCGCCGGGACCGGCGAACCTTTCAACCCTCCCGTCTGACCCTCATGAGCACTCTATTTTCTCCCTTGACCTTGCGCGGCATCACCGTGCGCAACCGCATCGGCGTATCCCCGATGTGCCAGTACAGCTGCGTGGAGGGCGTACCCACGGACTGGCATCTGGTGCACCTTGGCTCGCGCGCGGCGGGTGGCGCCGGGCTGGTGATCACGGAGGGCGCGGCGATCTCTCGCCAGGGGCGCATCACCCCCTCGGATCTGGGCATCTGGTCGGACGAGCAACTGGACGGACACCGCCGCATTGCGCGCTTCATCGCCAGCCAGGGCGCGGTCGCAGGTATCCAGCTTGCGCACGCCGGCCGCAAGGCCTCACGCGTCCCGCCCTGGGAGACGGACCCCAGTCAGACCCAGGGCCGGCCGCTCGCCTGCCACGAAGGAGGATGGGTCCCGGACGGACCGAGCCCGATCGCGTTTGCGCCAGGCTATGCCGTGCCCACCGAGGTCAGCCACGACGAGATCTCTCAGGCAGTCCGCGACTTCGTTGAGGCGGCCGAGCGTGCCGATCGCGCCGGCTATGACTGGATCGAAGTGCACGCGGGCCACGGCTATCTGCTGCATTCGTTCAATTCCCCTTTGGCCAACCAGCGCAGCGATGCCTATGGCGGGTCGCTTCAGGGCCGATGCCGACTGACGCGGGAGGTGGCGCGTGCGATCCGTGCGGCGTGGCCCCAGCACAAGGTGCTGGCGTTTCGCCTGTCGTACACGGATTGGGCCGAAGGCGGCTGGACGCTGGAGGAGACCGTGCAGCTGTGCGCCTGGCTGAAAGAGGATGGTGTTGATCTGATCGATGCCAGCTCCGGAGGCAACACGCCGAACCCGGCGGTCAAGGTGGGGCGCGGCTACCAAGTGCCGGGCGCAGAAACCATCCGGCGCCAGTGCGACATGCCCACCGCGTCCGTAGGCTGGATCGACGAGGCGGAGCAGGCAGATGCCATCGTGCGCGAGGGCCGTGCCGACATGGTGATGCTGGGGCGCGAGATGCTGCGCGATCCCTATTGGCCGCTGCGCGCTGCGCTGCGATTGGGCGTCGCTGCGCAGGCCCGGCTGCCCGTCCAGTACAGCGCTGCGTGGGCCCACCTCGGCAGCTTCAGCTTTGATCCGATCACAGCACCGCAGATCAGCCACGCCGGCAATCCTGCGGTCGACGACGCGCGGCATCTGATCCTCTGACACAAGGAGGCCGGTCGGCGAAGAGCGGACCGCATGGCGGGAGGAGACTCCAAAGCAGAAGGGCCGACCACGAGCCGGTCGGCCCTTCCGCACTTGACGCCCGGATCAGATCAACCAGCGTCCGCCAGTTCGGTTTTTGGCAACGCCCGGGGCATCCAGTGCTCATCGCTGGACAAGCCGGCACGCTCGAACAGACGGTCGCGCGCCCCGTTGACACGGCGTTCCAGATCCGCAAGGTCGACCCCGACGAGCTGCCCGTGGCGCTTGACCGCCCGGCCGGCGACGAACACCGAATCCACGTTTCCGGGGTGCGCCGATTCGACGATGTTTCCGTACGAGTAGTTCAGCGGCATCATGTTGATCTGGCTGGCATCGAGCATCACGACGTCGGCGTCTTTGCCGGGTGTGAGTGAGCCGCAGATGTTGCCCAACCCGCAGGCGCGGGCGCCTTCAATGGTTGCGAAGCCGAAGACCTCTTTGCTGGTCAGCGGGATTGGGTCGAAGTCGCGGTTCTCCTGCAGCGCCTTGCGCGCCTCGTTGCCACGCGTTGTACTCAACAGCAGCCGCATCGCAGCGAACATGTCGCCAGGTGCCGATGAGACCACATCCACACACAGGCTCGGCTTGAGGCCCAGCTTCAGCAGGCGCAGCGTAGGTGGATCGCCAAATCCTTCGTTCAGCGCCGTGTCGGGCGCCAAGGAGGCCGAACCGCCGCTGTCCACCAGGATCTGGAGTTCGTCATCGGGCAACGTGCAGCAGTGCACATAGTTGGTACCGCGGTACAGCAGGCCGCGGGCCTGCAACTGCTTCATGGGCTGGACCGCGGACCAGCGACCCACGCCGACATGGACCGAGATCGGCAAGCCGAGTGCGTGTGCCTGGCGGAACTCCTGTTCGGTCATGTCCAGCGGCGTGAACTCCGGCCCACGCGCCGCAAATGCCATGCGCAGTAGCTGGTCCGAGGACGAGAAGTGCTCAAGTTTCACGCGCGCCACGTCGAACATGTTCGACGGCTTGTCGTTGGGCGGAATCCACTCGTCGTTGCCATTTCCGTAAGCCCATACGGCGCGTATGCCGGCATCGCGCAGGCCCGCGATCGCGCCATCGGCATGGTCGGGCGTGTTGTTGTTGTGGCTCCAGTCGAACAGCGTGGTGATGCCGGCATTGAGGCACTCGAGCGCGCCGAGATGGTTGGCCAGCCGCATGTCATCGGGCGTGAACAGCCCGCCCATCACCAGACGCATGCCGGTGTAGTACTGACCCAGCGTCCAGTCGGTGCCGACCGCTCGCAGCAAGGACTGCCAGGTATGCCGGTGGCTGTCGACGAAGCCGGGCATCACCACCATGCCCCGCGCGTCGATTGCTTCGGCGTCGCTCGCGTCGATCGACGGCCCGACGGCTTCGATGCGGCGACCCGCGATGAGCAGGTCGCCGCGGCGCAGATCACCGACGGCCGGATCGCCAGAGACGATGGTGCCGCCACGCAGCAGAGTGCGTTTTTCGTTTTTGTTCATGTTGGATCTCCAGGCAGGTTGGCTGACGCGTTCGGTTCAGCTGGAAACTTCAGGCAGGCGGGCCGAAGGGAACGCCGGGGGCCGCTTCCCTCGCACCGAATCCAGTCCTTCGGCGGCGTCTTCGCCGAGGAAGTCCTGCATCTCCAACGCTAGCGAATGGTCGAAGATCGGACCGGCCATGCGCATCCACTGGTTGAGTGCGACCTTGGTGTGGCGGATGGCCGTCTGGCTACCCTGCGCCAGGCGGGCGGCCACGGCCAGCGCGCGGTCCATCAGCTCTGCACCTGGTACGCACAAGCTCACGAGGCCGATACGCTCGGCCTCTTTCCCATCCAGGAAGTCAGCGGTCATGAGGTAGTACTTGGCTTTGGCGATACCGCACAGCAGGGGCCAGACGATGGCGGCGTGGTCGCCCGCAGCGACGCCCAGCTTCACGTGCCCATCGGTCAGGCGTGCGCCGTCGGCGATGATGCTGATGTCGGCCAGCAGCGCAACGGCCAGGCCAGCGCCCACAGCGGTGCCATTGATGGCCGACACAATGGGTTTTTCGCAGGCGAGCATGTTGTAGACGATGGCGGCCGCCTCCTGTTGAACGACGGCGACCTCGCGCGGGTTGCCGACGATCTGCTCCACCCAGGCCAGGTCGCCGCCGGCGGAAAACGCGCGCTCACCCGCACCCGTCACGACGACGACCTTGGTCTGTGCATCGGCTTGTACCACGCTCCAGAGCTGGGTCAGCTCCCAATGCATCAGGCCATTGGTCGCGTTCATGACCTCCGGCCGGTTGAGGGTTGCGAGCAACACGCCGTCGGGGTGGCGATCGAAGCGGATGAACTGAAAATCTTCATAGTGCATGGGCGGGGTCCTATCAAGTCGGGTGGTCTGCGTCGGCGCCTTCGCTCACGCTGAGGTAGCGTCGCTGCAGCGACGCATCGGCCGCAAAGTCGTGTGTGCTGCCTTGCCAGACGATGCACCCTTTCTCGATGACGTAGTGGCGCTCTACCACGCGGCTGACGGACTCGACGTCCTTGTCGATCACGATCATCGCGACGCCACCCTTTGCGAGCGTGCGCAGGATGTCCCAGATCTCCTCGCGGATCAATGGCGCCAGGCCTTCGGTGGCCTCGTCGAAGATGAGCAGGTCCGGATTGGTCAGCAGTGCGCGCCCGATGGCCAGCATCTGCTGCTCGCCCCCGGACAGCAGATTGCCAGGGTTGAACAGGCGCTCGCGCAAGCGCGGAAAGAAATCAAGTACGCGCTCCAGCGTCCAGGCGTTGGGGCGATCGGCCCGGCGGTTGGCCACGAGCAGGTTCTCGCGGACATTGAGGTTCGGGAAGATGCGCCTTCCTTCCGGCACCAGGCCGATGCCGCGGCATGCGATGGCATGCGGTGGCAGGTGGTCGATGCGTTCGCCCTTCCATCGGATCTGCCCGTGCTGGGCGCGGCAGATTCCCATGACGGCGTTGATCAATGTGCTGCGGCCCATTCCGTTGCGGCCCAGCAGGCCGATGGGCTGCCCGCTCGCTATGGACAGCGAGACACCGTGCAGCACCTTGGCCGAACCGTAGCCGGCATGGACGTCCTCGATCTCAAGCAGCATGCGCGACTTCCGGTTGGGTGTGCCCCAGGTAGGCGGCCTGGACCGCGGGATCGGAGCGGATATCGGCCGGCGCGCCGGTGGCGATCACGCGGCCGGCGACCAGCACCGTCAACCGGTCTGCCAGCGAGAACACCGCCTCCATGTCGTGTTCCACCATGACGATGGTGTACCGCCCCTTCAGTCGCAACAGCAGGTCGACCAGTTTGCGGCTCTCGTTGTGGCCCATGCCGGCCATGGGTTCGTCCAGCAGCAGCAGCTTGGGGCGCATGGCCAGGGCGATGGCGATCTCCAGCTGCCTGCGCTCACCGTGCGACAACTCGGCCGCGGTGGTATGGGCCCGTGCGTCCAGGCCTGCCAGCGCGAGTGCCTCGCGTGCCGGGCCGCAAAGAGACTCGTCGGTCGCCGCGCAGCGCCAGAACCGGAAGCTGTGCCCCTGGTTGGCCTGAACGGCCAGGGCCACGTTCTCCAGCGCGGTGAAATCCATCACCACCGAAGAGATCTGGAAGGATCGGGCGATGCCCAGCAAGGCCCGCTTGTGCACGGGCTCCCGGGTGATCGGCTGGCCTTCGAAATGGATGCTGCCCTCGTCGGAGCCCAGAATGCCGTGCAGTTGATGGATCAGTGTCGTCTTGCCGGCCCCGTTGGGACCGATGAGCGCGTGGAATTCATTCCGCCGGATGTCCAGGCACAGGTCCGACGTGACCTTGAGGCCGCCGAAACGTTTGCACAACCCGGTGATTCTGAGGATCGCGTCAGTCATGGCCCGCCCTGTTCTTCCTGTGTGACAACAAGGCCTGCCCGAGGCCGGCCAGACCGGTGCGCAGGAATGCCACCATCAGGATGATCAGGATGCCGAACGGCAACTGCCAGTGGATGGTCAGACCGGAGAGTTGCAGCTCCAACAGGAGGAACACGGTCGCGCCAACGACCGGGCCCCAGATGGTGGTCATCCCGC is drawn from Variovorax sp. PBS-H4 and contains these coding sequences:
- a CDS encoding enoyl-CoA hydratase/isomerase family protein codes for the protein MHYEDFQFIRFDRHPDGVLLATLNRPEVMNATNGLMHWELTQLWSVVQADAQTKVVVVTGAGERAFSAGGDLAWVEQIVGNPREVAVVQQEAAAIVYNMLACEKPIVSAINGTAVGAGLAVALLADISIIADGARLTDGHVKLGVAAGDHAAIVWPLLCGIAKAKYYLMTADFLDGKEAERIGLVSLCVPGAELMDRALAVAARLAQGSQTAIRHTKVALNQWMRMAGPIFDHSLALEMQDFLGEDAAEGLDSVRGKRPPAFPSARLPEVSS
- a CDS encoding cupin gives rise to the protein MRAHVEMAPLDLASGWSPLPGFDGLEVKLLGSDLDEARRCGARSRMVRFAAGALTRGALVHGYWEEVYVLCGDMFALDRPDAPSLAPMYSVRPPGTPHGPFGSRTGCVLLEIQYFAGTGEPFNPPV
- a CDS encoding ABC transporter ATP-binding protein; the protein is MLLEIEDVHAGYGSAKVLHGVSLSIASGQPIGLLGRNGMGRSTLINAVMGICRAQHGQIRWKGERIDHLPPHAIACRGIGLVPEGRRIFPNLNVRENLLVANRRADRPNAWTLERVLDFFPRLRERLFNPGNLLSGGEQQMLAIGRALLTNPDLLIFDEATEGLAPLIREEIWDILRTLAKGGVAMIVIDKDVESVSRVVERHYVIEKGCIVWQGSTHDFAADASLQRRYLSVSEGADADHPT
- a CDS encoding CaiB/BaiF CoA transferase family protein, translating into MSTRALLEHTRLDCNVLEGIRVLDFGRFIAGPFCAALLADFGADVIRVDRVGGSEDRFIMPVTPEGEGALYLQVNRNKRSITLDLESPEGREVVNLLLKRTDVVVANMPPSTIKNLGLDYENLQKVRPDIILTASSAFGEHPSAQQRVGFDGVGQAMSGAVHLAGLPGHPMKAMVPVVDFATALSCALATVMALYERKSSGRGQQVSSSLLHTALNFASGNLIEEALLGIDRQATGNRSPIAGPSDIYRVRDGWIIVQVIGPALFKRWVGLVGRPELLQDPRFRDDRERGEHGEVLSGLMSEWSAQRTRSEALAQLEAARIPAGPVHSPREALQDEVIRASGAFTPVAYPGLERPVPLVAPPISMTRTPPTLRRPPPTIGQHTDEVLQELGYQRGDIDQLRQRGIV
- a CDS encoding amidohydrolase family protein, which produces MNKNEKRTLLRGGTIVSGDPAVGDLRRGDLLIAGRRIEAVGPSIDASDAEAIDARGMVVMPGFVDSHRHTWQSLLRAVGTDWTLGQYYTGMRLVMGGLFTPDDMRLANHLGALECLNAGITTLFDWSHNNNTPDHADGAIAGLRDAGIRAVWAYGNGNDEWIPPNDKPSNMFDVARVKLEHFSSSDQLLRMAFAARGPEFTPLDMTEQEFRQAHALGLPISVHVGVGRWSAVQPMKQLQARGLLYRGTNYVHCCTLPDDELQILVDSGGSASLAPDTALNEGFGDPPTLRLLKLGLKPSLCVDVVSSAPGDMFAAMRLLLSTTRGNEARKALQENRDFDPIPLTSKEVFGFATIEGARACGLGNICGSLTPGKDADVVMLDASQINMMPLNYSYGNIVESAHPGNVDSVFVAGRAVKRHGQLVGVDLADLERRVNGARDRLFERAGLSSDEHWMPRALPKTELADAG
- a CDS encoding ABC transporter ATP-binding protein encodes the protein MTDAILRITGLCKRFGGLKVTSDLCLDIRRNEFHALIGPNGAGKTTLIHQLHGILGSDEGSIHFEGQPITREPVHKRALLGIARSFQISSVVMDFTALENVALAVQANQGHSFRFWRCAATDESLCGPAREALALAGLDARAHTTAAELSHGERRQLEIAIALAMRPKLLLLDEPMAGMGHNESRKLVDLLLRLKGRYTIVMVEHDMEAVFSLADRLTVLVAGRVIATGAPADIRSDPAVQAAYLGHTQPEVAHAA
- a CDS encoding NADH:flavin oxidoreductase/NADH oxidase, with the protein product MSTLFSPLTLRGITVRNRIGVSPMCQYSCVEGVPTDWHLVHLGSRAAGGAGLVITEGAAISRQGRITPSDLGIWSDEQLDGHRRIARFIASQGAVAGIQLAHAGRKASRVPPWETDPSQTQGRPLACHEGGWVPDGPSPIAFAPGYAVPTEVSHDEISQAVRDFVEAAERADRAGYDWIEVHAGHGYLLHSFNSPLANQRSDAYGGSLQGRCRLTREVARAIRAAWPQHKVLAFRLSYTDWAEGGWTLEETVQLCAWLKEDGVDLIDASSGGNTPNPAVKVGRGYQVPGAETIRRQCDMPTASVGWIDEAEQADAIVREGRADMVMLGREMLRDPYWPLRAALRLGVAAQARLPVQYSAAWAHLGSFSFDPITAPQISHAGNPAVDDARHLIL